One window from the genome of Candidatus Zixiibacteriota bacterium encodes:
- a CDS encoding cation:proton antiporter translates to MEQIPILRDIAVIFASSLIVLYVCHRLRFPTIVGFLVTGALIGPDGLRLIHDPENVDQLAHIGVILLLFAIGLEFSFRGLIRTGRFGLIGGVLLVALSAVVSWAVGLSLGVSGRLALFLGFLIGTNSTAIVLKTLQERALLDSPHGRMTLTLTVVMDIAIVPTMLITGILAQQSGSAAGSVLSLLVKSAVMTALIVVLARWVTPAILYQVTRTRSRELFLLTIALIAISVTWLSSAAGLSIGLGAFIAGLVISESEYSHHALEGILPFRDVFNSFFFVSIGLLFNTGVLLQNAVPVLAITVGVLVMKTLVGSAVVLAFGMSLRTALLIGLALAGMGEFAFILGKVGFDLGLLDTFWYQNVVGVSVLTMLATPFMITGGPRIADLLARLPLPSRLRRGFARGLPALDERARETLRDHLVIVGFGVNGRNVARAARRTGIRYRIIETNPETVRAERENGELIEFGDATYPEVLRLAGIDTARIIVIAISDPAGTRRVTQLARELNPNLHIVVRTRFVTEVNPLRALGANEVIPEEFETSIEIFTRVLSRFLVPRDEIERLISEIRSDSYEMLRTVSHPAPRMADLPAGISDVEITSVRVVPDSPFAGRNLAQLNLRARCGVNILAIRRGEQVTANPGADAVVEAEDVLYMLGSPAACLAAEQLLRPEE, encoded by the coding sequence ATGGAACAGATCCCGATTCTGCGCGACATCGCCGTCATCTTCGCCTCCTCGCTGATCGTGCTGTACGTCTGCCACCGGCTCCGCTTCCCGACCATCGTGGGTTTTCTCGTCACCGGGGCGCTGATCGGGCCGGATGGTCTGCGCCTCATTCACGACCCTGAGAACGTTGATCAGCTCGCCCACATCGGCGTTATCCTGCTCCTGTTCGCCATCGGGCTCGAGTTTTCTTTCCGCGGGCTGATTCGCACGGGCCGATTCGGTCTCATCGGGGGCGTGCTGCTCGTGGCGCTCAGCGCCGTGGTCTCGTGGGCGGTGGGTCTCTCGCTCGGGGTGAGCGGCCGGCTGGCCCTCTTCCTCGGCTTTCTCATCGGCACCAACTCGACCGCCATCGTCCTCAAGACGCTCCAGGAGCGGGCGCTGTTGGACAGTCCGCACGGGCGCATGACTCTCACCCTCACCGTCGTCATGGACATCGCCATCGTCCCGACCATGCTCATCACCGGCATCCTCGCCCAGCAGTCGGGCTCGGCCGCCGGCTCCGTGCTGAGTCTGCTCGTCAAGAGCGCCGTCATGACCGCCCTGATTGTCGTGCTCGCGCGCTGGGTCACGCCCGCCATCCTCTACCAGGTGACGCGGACGCGGAGCCGGGAGCTTTTCCTCTTGACGATCGCCCTGATCGCGATCTCCGTGACCTGGCTGTCGTCGGCGGCCGGGCTCTCCATCGGTCTCGGCGCCTTCATCGCCGGGCTCGTCATCTCCGAATCGGAGTACAGCCACCACGCCCTCGAGGGGATTCTCCCCTTCCGCGACGTTTTCAACAGCTTCTTTTTCGTCTCGATCGGCCTGCTCTTCAACACCGGCGTCCTCCTGCAGAACGCCGTCCCCGTCCTCGCCATCACCGTGGGCGTGCTGGTGATGAAGACGCTGGTCGGTTCCGCGGTTGTTTTGGCCTTCGGGATGTCGCTGCGCACGGCGCTGCTCATCGGGTTGGCGCTGGCGGGCATGGGTGAATTCGCCTTCATTTTGGGCAAAGTCGGTTTTGACCTCGGCCTGCTCGACACCTTCTGGTACCAGAACGTCGTTGGCGTTTCCGTGTTGACCATGCTGGCGACGCCCTTCATGATCACGGGTGGCCCGCGCATCGCTGACCTGTTGGCCCGGCTGCCCCTCCCCTCGCGCCTTCGGCGCGGCTTCGCCCGCGGCCTGCCGGCGCTCGACGAGCGCGCCCGCGAGACCCTGCGGGACCACCTCGTCATTGTCGGCTTCGGCGTCAACGGCCGGAACGTCGCGCGCGCCGCCCGGCGGACCGGGATCCGCTATCGGATTATCGAGACCAACCCGGAGACGGTCCGCGCGGAGAGGGAGAACGGCGAGCTGATCGAATTCGGCGATGCGACCTACCCGGAGGTGCTCCGCCTGGCCGGGATCGACACCGCCCGGATCATCGTCATCGCCATCTCCGACCCGGCCGGCACCCGCCGCGTGACCCAGCTCGCCCGCGAACTCAACCCCAACCTCCACATCGTCGTCCGCACCCGCTTCGTCACCGAAGTCAATCCTCTCCGCGCGCTTGGCGCCAACGAAGTCATCCCCGAGGAATTCGAAACGTCGATTGAGATCTTCACCCGCGTGCTGAGCCGCTTTCTGGTGCCGCGCGATGAAATCGAGCGCCTCATCAGCGAAATCCGGTCGGACAGCTATGAGATGCTCCGCACCGTGTCCCACCCCGCCCCCCGCATGGCCGACCTTCCGGCCGGCATCAGCGACGTCGAAATCACGTCTGTGCGCGTCGTGCCCGATTCCCCCTTCGCCGGCCGCAACCTGGCCCAGTTGAACCTGCGCGCCCGCTGCGGCGTCAACATCCTCGCCATCCGCCGCGGCGAGCAGGTGACGGCCAATCCCGGCGCCGACGCGGTCGTGGAAGCCGAGGATGTCCTGTACATGCTGGGCTCGCCAGCCGCCTGTCTCGCCGCCGAGCAACTCCTTCGGCCGGAAGAATGA